One genomic segment of Ctenopharyngodon idella isolate HZGC_01 chromosome 7, HZGC01, whole genome shotgun sequence includes these proteins:
- the cd68 gene encoding macrosialin yields MGHGLLLISLFIAATALTSGEYSSTLMAKATPPTIPLTTNTTTHSPNTTTHNPNTTTHNPNTTTHTPPTTTHTPPTTTHSPNVTTHSPNATTHNPNSTTHNPNATTHNPPTTTHSPNVTTHSPNATTHNPNSTTHNPNATTHNPNTTSPAPTSQPIPTPHTNLTVGSYNVTDGKGKICILAKLAIGIRVNTSTINGTFIVQPSITTPSGKCEDNTAYITLKFKEGTLILTFNNNEKTKKVYVDDVEYKLTYAFKKGDVTTYSGKNKSLELFSAAQGHSYSCTAETVYMGNGVSLDLSNYRLQAFNIKNDQFGAPDLCKADKPDYRVAIAVGIILIILIVIVVIAYLISRKRRTDGYQSL; encoded by the exons ATGGGACACGGATTATTATTGATCTCGCTTTTTATTGCTGCAACAG CTCTCACCTCAGGTGAATATAGTTCAACTTTAATGGCCAAGGCAACCCCTCCAACCATTCCGCTTACCACGAACACAACAACTCACTCTCCGAACACAACAACTCACAATCCGAACACAACAACTCACAATCCGAACACAACAACTCACACCCCGCCCACAACAACTCACACCCCGCCCACAACAACTCACTCTCCAAACGTAACAACTCACTCTCCAAACGCAACAACTCACAACCCGAACTCAACAACTCACAACCCGAACGCAACAACTCACAATCCGCCCACAACAACTCACTCTCCAAACGTAACAACTCACTCTCCAAACGCAACAACTCACAACCCGAACTCAACAACTCACAACCCGAACGCAACAACTCACAATCCGAATACAACAAGTCCCGCTCCAACCAGTCAACCAATACCAACGCCACACACCAATTTGACAGTGGGGAGCTATAATGTTACTGATGGAAAGGGCAAAATATGCATTCTGGCTAAATTGGCAATCGGGATCCGTGTGAACACCAGTACG ATTAATGGCACGTTCATTGTTCAGCCAAGCATAACTACTCCCAGTGGAAAATGTGAGGATAATACAGCATATATCACTCTCAAGTTCAAAGAAGGCACTTTAATCCTAACATTTAATAAT aatgaaaaaacaaaaaaggtctACGTCGATGATGTGGAGTATAAATTGACCTATGCTTTCAAAAAAGGAG ATGTAACAACGTACAGTGGGAAGAACAAGTCTCTTGAGCTGTTTTCTGCAGCTCAGGGTCACTCCTACTCCTGCACTGCTGAGACTGTGTATATGGGGAACGGTGTGAGTCTAGATCTGAGCAATTACCGACTTCAGGCCTTCAACATCAAAAACGACCAATTCGGTGCAC CGGATCTATGCAAGGCTGATAAACCTGACTACCGTGTCGCTATCGCCGTGGGCATAATCCTCATCATTCTCATCGTCATTGTAGTCATTGCCTATCTTATCAGCAGGAAACGAAGAACTGATGGGTACCAGTCACTATAG
- the man2b2 gene encoding epididymis-specific alpha-mannosidase, giving the protein MAMMFLSFFLGLLFMTVSENDAVEKIQAFVIPHSHMDVGWVYTVQESMHAYASNVYSSVVEELSRVKSRKFIAVEQEFFRLWWVNVASDWHKKQVRQLLHEGRLEFIIGGQVMHDEAVTDVDDAILQLTEGHGFLYETFGVRPRFAWHVDPFGASATTPILFALAGFDAHLISRIDYDLKDDMQKNKKLQFVWRGSPSLKEKQEIFTHTMDQFSYCTPSYLPFSNRSGFYWNGVALFPDPPKDGIYPNMSLPVTKETVELYAQTMVDNIRMRAQWFRTSHVLWPWGCDKQFYNASVQFMNMDVLMNYINAHSDKYGVAVQYATLKDYFQMLHQTNLSWDVRENQDFLPYSTEPFQAWTGFYGSRNVLKGVARRASSLLYAAESLFTRYRISYPEGPVQREWALDKLKALRWAVSEVQHHDGITGTESPKVADMYMEHLMQGMMGAEELLAAIFLLPQTIEPSNDIHHPSQTRPTTLKTVSDSGNVLEQHIIVYNPLAWNISTYINISVPYAMAVVLDDDGKAVPAQIQQSMESSTDYDLFFVVELGGLQYRKYIVQFPQSHCDSACGSTHVARVVKFKKKNVSQWKRTGRKLLPVLNECYKLMFDQETNLLHSITDRCKKMRVRVQQDFWEYVANGDIHSGPISDNYIFTANGSAIPAYKSVAMEIVPGKIVSEIRQYFYREEEDKNHTYSVVTRVPVGFQGRLACFRLEQSYKVGPLQVNRETVFRTRTSLQNNKTLFTDNNGYQMMKRTFKSFVNNTVSRNYYPMVRAAYIEDDSSRLVFLSERAHGVASLSQGQLEVMLHRRLWNNQEWNLGYNLTLNDSSVVRPVLWMMLGSPAAISSIYQQEALELQHRPVVMPIDQPQKPFNQREKFNGPSVQPVVLPQNLHMQTLSIPGWNYSPDHTQHIHNLSAGGERKIDFDRILLRITHLYELGEDPVLSQPITINLKEVMRGIGEITEVQERSLTGTWDISDLQRWSWKTNERVLKEKEADVFSGVTQDFNVTIHPKEIRTFFIYFK; this is encoded by the exons ATGGCGATGATGtttttatctttctttcttgGTTTACTGTTCATGACAGTCTCTGAAAACGATGCGGTGGAGAAGATTCAAGCTTTCGTCATTCCTCACAGTCACATGGATGTTGGCTGGGTGTACACCGTCCAG GAGAGCATGCATGCGTATGCCAGCAATGTGTACAGCAGTGTAGTTGAAGAGCTGTCAAGAGTCAAAAGCCGCAAGTTCATCGCAGTTGAACAGGAGTTTTTCCGACTCTGGTGGGTGAATGTGGCATCAGATTGGCACAAGAAACAG GTGAGACAGCTGTTGCACGAGGGTCGTCTGGAGTTTATAATCGGTGGTCAGGTGATGCATGATGAAGCTGTGACAGATGTAGATGATGCCATTCTTCAACTCACAG AGGGTCATGGCTTCTTGTATGAGACTTTTGGTGTTCGGCCACGTTTTGCATGGCATGTTGATCCATTTGGTGCATCAGCCACCACCCCCATTCTCTTTGCCCTGGCAGGGTTTGACGCTCACCTCATCTCTCGCATCGACTACGACCTTAAAGATGACATGCAGAAAAACAAG AAATTGCAGTTTGTGTGGAGAGGTTCTCCCTCCTTAAAGGAAAAACAAGAGATATTCACACACACCATGGACCAGTTCAGCTACTGCACACCATCATACCTACCCTTCTCGAACAG GTCTGGGTTTTACTGGAATGGTGTTGCCTTGTTTCCGGACCCTCCTAAAGATGGCATATACCCTAACATGAGTCTGCCAGTGACCAAGGAAACTGTAGAGCTTTATGCACAAACCATGGTGGACAACATCAGAATGAGGGCCCAGTGGTTCAGAACCAGCCATGTTCTCTGGCCTTGG GGTTGTGACAAGCAGTTCTACAATGCATCAGTGCAATTCATGAACATGGATGTTTTAATGAACTACATTAATGCACACAGTGACAAGTATGGAGTTGCAGTTCAGTATGCTACGCTAAAGGACTATTTCCAGATGTTGCACCAAACAAATCTGTCCTGGGATGTGAGGGAAAACCAAGACTTCCTTCCTTACTCAACAG AACCGTTTCAGGCATGGACGGGGTTCTATGGTTCCAGAAATGTTCTGAAAGGAGTGGCCAGACGAGCGAGTTCCCTCTTGTATGCAGCAGAGTCTCTCTTCACTAGATACCGCATCAGCTACCCAGAAGGCCCGGTTCAGAGAGAGTGGGCTCTAGACAAACTCAAGGCCCTGCGATGGGCTGTTTCTGAG GTTCAGCATCATGATGGCATCACAGGGACAGAATCACCCAAAGTGGCTGATATGTACATGGAGCATCTCATGCAAGGCATGATGGGAGCTGAGGAACTCTTGGCAGCCATTTTCTTGCTTCCACAGACCATCGAACCTTCCAATGACATCCATCACCCATCCCAAACCAGACCCACCACATTGAAGACtg TTTCAGACTCAGGAAATGTTCTTGAACAGCATATCATTGTGTACAACCCCCTAGCCTGGAACATTTCAacttatattaatatttctgtgccATATGCAATGGCAGTTGTGCTTGATGATGATGGAAAAGCAGTACCTGCTCAG ATCCAGCAATCGATGGAGTCTTCCACTGACTACGATCTCTTCTTCGTTGTTGAGCTGGGTGGACTGCAGTACAGAAAGTACATTGTGCAGTTCCCACAATCCCACTGTGACTCTGCTTGTGGGTCGACTCATGTGGCCAGAGTAGTGAAATTTAAGAAGAAGAATGTGAGCCAGTGGAAGAGGACAGGTAGGAAGTTGTTACCAGTGCTGAATGAGTGCTACAAACTGATGTTTGACCAAGAGACAAACCTTCTGCACAGCATCACAGACCG GTGCAAAAAGATGAGAGTTAGAGTACAGCAGGACTTTTGGGAGTATGTGGCCAACGGGGACATCCACTCTGGGCCAATCTCAGACAACTACATCTTTACTGCTAACGGCTCTGCTATTCCTGCATACAAATCTGTGGCCATGGAGATTGTGCCGGGGAAGATAGTTTCAGAGATACGTCAGTATTTCTACAG GGAGGAGGAAGACAAAAATCACACTTACTCCGTGGTCACCAGAGTGCCGGTAGGGTTTCAGGGTCGGCTGGCGTGCTTCAGACTGGAGCAGAGCTATAAAGTGGGACCCCTACAGGTGAACCGAGAGACCGTGTTCAGAACCCGCACGAGTCTGCAGAATAACAAAACACTGTTTACTGACAACAATGGCTATCAGATGATGAAAAGGACATTCAAGAGCTTTGTCAACAACACAGTCTCTCGT AATTACTACCCAATGGTACGAGCGGCCTACATAGAAGATGATTCCAGCAGACTTGTGTTCCTCAGTGAAAGAGCTCATGGAGTGGCCAGTCTGAGTCAGGGTCAACTAGAA GTTATGCTTCATAGACGGCTTTGGAACAACCAGGAGTGGAATCTGGGCTATAACCTGACTCTCAATGACTCTTCTGTGGTGCGGCCTGTTCTTTGGATGATGCTGGGCTCCCCTGCTGCAATATCATCCATCTACCAACAGGAGGCACTAGAGCTGCAGCACAGACCAGTGGTTATGCCTATTGACCAACCCC AAAAGCCATTCAATCAGAGAGAGAAATTTAATGGGCCGTCTGTTCAGCCGGTTGTGCTTCCCCAGAACCTCCACATGCAGACCCTCAGCATCCCTGGCTGGAACTACAGTCCTGATCACACCCAGCACATCCACAATCTCAGCGCAG GTGGAGAGAGAAAAATAGACTTTGACCGTATTCTTTTGAGGATTACACACCTGTATGAATTAGGAGAAGACCCAGTCTTATCGCAACCCATCACTATTAACCTGAAG gAAGTTATGCGGGGCATAGGAGAGATAACTGAAGTGCAGGAGCGTTCACTTACTGGAACATGGGATATATCAGACCTCCAGAGGTGGAGCTGGAAAACCAATGAAAGAGTACTAAAAGAAA AGGAAGCAGATGTTTTCAGTGGCGTAACCCAGGACTTCAATGTGACCATTCACCCGAAGGAGATCAGAACCtttttcatttactttaaaTAG
- the LOC127515157 gene encoding uncharacterized protein LOC127515157: protein MEQPKKMTSEPEAEVSDVAPAIAAAQSASDSGDTAAGSLLEVTFQRNPRQKYKYLEAEPKILGLTEIALTVFFIGCRIQFYMVVSIERITNNIMLAFSCVGIIAGSVAIAAQKLHLPTLKACLGMQVVTCVAYTFCLIFTLSEHEHLGFCWYFHNDSEIIHENNTCLLLEDGFSHLSLLDQLMEVTQIALSVTLAAYCCKVIPCCTPRSHVPVIIMTPPTAPQ, encoded by the exons ATGGAACAGCCGAAGAAAATGACGA GCGAACCCGAGGCAGAGGTTTCGGATGTTGCTCCGGCGATTGCTGCAGCCCAGAGCGCGAGCGATTCAGGAGACACGGCGGCGGGATCTTTACTGGAAGTTACTTTCCAGAGGAACCCCcgtcaaaaatacaaataccTGGAGGCAGAACCGAAGATTTTAGGG TTGACGGAGATCGCGCTGACTGTCTTCTTCATTGGTTGCAGAATTCAGTTTTATATGGTAGTGTCTATTGAACGGATTACAAACAACATCATGCTAGCGTTTTCCTGTGTT GGCATAATTGCTGGCAGTGTGGCGATAGCAGCGCAGAAACTCCACCTACCGACA CTCAAGGCATGTTTGGGAATGCAAGTAGTCACATGTGTGGCATATACTTTCTGTCTTATCTTCACACTTAGTGAACACGAACACCTTGGTTTCTGCTGGTATTTTCACAATGATAGTGAGATAATACATGAAAACAACACATGTCTACTTTTAGAG GATGGATTTAGTCATCTGAGTTTATTGGATCAACTCATGGAGGTGACTCAGATTGCTCTGTCCGTCACTCTTGCCGCATACTGCTGCAAGGTGATTCCGTGCTGCACACCCAGATCTCATGTG CCTGTCATCATCATGACGCCACCCACAGCTCCACAGTGA